A region of Toxorhynchites rutilus septentrionalis strain SRP chromosome 1, ASM2978413v1, whole genome shotgun sequence DNA encodes the following proteins:
- the LOC129763216 gene encoding uncharacterized protein LOC129763216 produces the protein MRYQQCVIDLAIVLVTIPSLIVVALLLEYTMNHTDWSDQLESQVVVLGLAVAFFVICIMVALYLTHRVGACLWTGPLSIDHQSIFSIERALESAPPPDYDTILLDPPSYDKLEKYLLIDVPPPTYAASVASLEGAHI, from the coding sequence atgagGTACCAGCAGTGCGTAATTGATCTCGCGATCGTTCTGGTTACGATCCCATCGTTAATCGTCGTAGCGCTGCTGTTGGAGTATACGATGAACCACACCGACTGGTCGGATCAGCTCGAATCCCAAGTGGTAGTCCTCGGACTGGCTGTGGCTTTTTTCGTGATATGCATCATGGTGGCACTCTATCTTACCCACCGGGTTGGTGCTTGTCTCTGGACCGGGCCACTTTCGATCGATCATCAGTCGATTTTCTCCATCGAGCGTGCGCTGGAAAGTGCACCTCCTCCGGATTACGATACGATCCTATTGGATCCGCCTTCTTATGATAAGCTGGAAAAGTATTTACTCATTGACGTTCCTCCGCCCACGTATGCCGCATCGGTGGCCTCTCTGGAAGGCGCCCATATCTGA
- the LOC129770476 gene encoding UDP-glucosyltransferase 2-like, which translates to MVLKIVPIITLIHISIQSTSAENILFLQPLPSKSHHIWNKQIFDRLYNNGHNLTILSFEPEKSTPGKTFLMIDNFMEKFKAEYDEELIPTAQLNPFTNIVVMYKFLNTASRILAKEDAIRQLLSYPKSFKFDLIIHDFTMGQFLLGFVEYFGNPPLVSISAFNIPSYVTTIADAPLYTTYMPHFSSGYDTRMNFLERAKNTLYWAFDIFYRNQIYMTNEDRRAKQLFGRDSTSVKVIEKRSDVILVNNDFSMDYYQPLPPNVIPVGGLHISRSEEVPPIVKQFIARAIKGVILVSFGTNIASENLGENVNNDMYKVFHSMPEYGFIWKHGNPETLGAIPPNLLVMKWVPQAMILAHPRTKLFISHAGLLSLQEATWHGVPVIAIPFFADQYSNADKIVSARVGVKLPLTDINEPNLKQTILQVVNDSRYHAKMKERSYLFKGQPDSPLDRAIFWIEKVIENKGLSYLRSPSHEMNIFQMYGLDMIGTVLLVAFCYYLIIRKHIRKVVSTDRNKPKKE; encoded by the exons ATGGTGCTTAAAATTGTGCCGATCATTACACTCATTCACATCTCAATACAGTCAACTTCAGCTGAAAACATTCTCTTTCTGCAACCATTGCCGTCCAAAAGCCATCATATCTGGAACAAACAAATCTTCGATCGTCTGTACAACAATGGCCACAACCTCACGATACTTTCGTTCGAACCGGAAAAATCCACTCCCGGCAAGACATTTCTCATGATTGATAATTTCATGGAAAAGTTCAAGGCCGAATACGACGAGGAGTTGATTCCCACAGCCCAACTGAACCCATTCACAAACATTGTAGTGATGTATAAATTCCTCAACACTGCCAGTCGAATCCTGGCCAAAGAAGATGCCATTCGGCAGCTTTTGTCCTacccgaaaagctttaaattcgATCTAATCATTCACGACTTTACAATGGGACAGTTCCTGCTTGGATTCGTGGAATACTTCGGAAATCCCCCGCTGGTATCGATTTCGGCCTTCAACATCCCCTCCTACGTAACGACCATTGCTGATGCACCGTTGTACACGACATACATGCCTCATTTTTCATCAGGGTACGATACCCGAATGAACTTCCTGGAGAGGGCCAAAAACACTCTGTATTGGGCATTCGATATTTTCTATCGAAATCAAATCTACATGACAAACGAGGATCGCCGGGCAAAGCAACTGTTCGGCAGAGACTCTACTTCAGTGAAAGTGATTGAAAAACGCTCCGACGTCATTCTGGTCAACAACGACTTCAGCATGGATTATTACCAACCGTTACCACCGAATGTGATCCCCGTCGGAGGCTTACACATATCTCGCAGCGAAGAGGTACCACCTATCGTCAAGCAGTTTATCGCCCGGGCCATCAAAGGTGTGATTCTGGTTAGTTTCGGAACCAATATTGCTAGCGAAAATTTGGGCGAAAATGTAAACAACGACATGTACAAAGTTTTCCATAGTATGCCAGAATACGGGTTTATTTGGAAGCATGGAAACCCGGAGACACTGGGAGCGATTCCACCTAACTTGCTGGTGATGAAATGGGTTCCGCAAGCTATGATCTTGGCTCACCCTAGAACGAAGCTGTTCATCAGTCATGCGGGACTTCTGAGTCTTCAGGAAGCCACTTGGCATGGGGTTCCGGTGATCGCTATACCCTTCTTTGCCGATCAGTATTCCAACGCGGATAAAATAGTGAGCGCACGCGTTGGTGTAAAACTACCCCTGACGGACATTAACGAGCCCAATTTGAAGCAAACTATCCTGCAAGTGGTCAACGATTCTAG GTACCACGCGAAGATGAAGGAACGTTCGTATCTCTTCAAAGGCCAACCCGACTCTCCCCTAGACCGGGCGATATTCTGGATTGAGAAAGTTATTGAAAACAAAGGTCTGAGTTATCTACGCTCACCCTCGCACGAGATGAATATTTTCCAAATGTACGGACTAGACATGATAGGAACAGTTCTGTTGGTAGCCTTCTGCTACTATCTTATCATCAGAAAACACATCCGAAAAGTAGTTTCCACCGATAGAAACAAACCAAAGAAAGAATAA